The Castor canadensis chromosome X, mCasCan1.hap1v2, whole genome shotgun sequence genome includes a region encoding these proteins:
- the LOC141419577 gene encoding 40-kDa huntingtin-associated protein-like: MAASASGLGGGGGAGGLGGGGPGPEAGDFLARYRLVSNKLKKRFLRKPNVAEAGEQFGQLGRELRAQECLPYAAWCQLAVARCQQALFHGPGEALALTEAARLFLRQECDTRQRLVCPAAYGEPLQAAASALSAAVRLHLELGQPAAAAALCLELAAALRDLGQPAAAAGHFQRAAQLHLPLLPLAALQALGDAASCQLLARDYNGALAVFTRMQRLARDHGSHPVPPQPPPPPPPPPPPRPGPQHAPGAASTLPAAPPAANTGSAAPSPATLGAFSDVLARCEVSRVLLLLLLQPPPAKLLPEHAQTLERYSWEAFDGHGQEGSGQLPEELFLLLQSLVMATHEKDTEAVKSLQVEMWPLLTAEQNHLLHLVLQETISPSGYGV, encoded by the coding sequence ATGGCGGCGTCCGCGTCCGGCttgggcggcggcggcggcgccggcGGCTTGGGCGGCGGGGGCCCCGGGCCCGAGGCCGGGGACTTCCTGGCCCGGTACCGGTTGGTGTCGAACAAGCTCAAGAAGCGGTTCCTGCGGAAACCGAACGTGGCGGAGGCCGGCGAGCAGTTCGGGCAGCTGGGCCGCGAGCTCCGTGCCCAGGAGTGCCTCCCTTACGCGGCGTGGTGCCAGCTGGCCGTGGCGCGCTGCCAGCAGGCGCTCTTCCACGGGCCCGGGGAGGCGCTGGCCCTCACCGAGGCCGCGCGCCTCTTTCTGCGGCAGGAGTGCGACACTCGCCAGCGCTTGGTCTGCCCCGCCGCCTACGGCGAGCCCCTGCAGGCGGCCGCCAGCGCCCTGAGCGCCGCCGTGCGCCTGCACCTCGAGCTGGGCCagccggccgccgccgccgccctgtGCCTGGAGCTGGCCGCCGCCCTGCGCGATCTGGGCCAGccggccgccgccgccggccACTTCCAGCGCGCCGCGCAGCTGCACCTGCCCCTGCTGCCCCTGGCCGCGCTGCAGGCGCTCGGCGACGCCGCCTCCTGCCAGCTACTGGCGCGCGACTACAACGGCGCCCTGGCGGTCTTCACGCGCATGCAGCGCCTGGCGCGCGACCACGGCAGCCACCCAGTGCCGCCGcagccgcccccgcccccgccgcccccgccgcccccGCGGCCCGGGCCCCAGCACGCACCCGGCGCGGCCTCCACCCTGCCCGCTGCACCGCCCGCTGCCAACACCGGCTCTGCCGCGCCCTCTCCTGCAACGCTGGGCGCCTTCTCAGACGTGCTGGCCCGGTGCGAGGTGTCCCgcgtgctgctgctgctgctcctgcagcCGCCGCCCGCCAAGCTGCTGCCCGAGCACGCCCAGACCCTGGAGCGGTACTCCTGGGAGGCTTTTGACGGCCACGGGCAAGAGGGCAGCGGCCAGCTTCCCGAGGAGTTGTTTCTGCTACTGCAGTCCTTGGTCATGGCTACCCACGAAAAGGACACGGAAGCCGTCAAGTCCCTGCAGGTGGAGATGTGGCCACTGTTGACTGCTGAGCAGAACCACCTCCTTCACCTCGTTCTGCAGGAAACCATCTCCCCCTCGGGATACGGGGTCTGA